AGAATCGCTGTGTTCTTCCACCTCTTCTTGTTCTTTAATCTCTTCATCTTCTAACAGAACTTCCTCATCTATATCTATTTCTTCAAAATCCAGTGGTGCATCTCCAAGGTCTATTTCTTCATCTGGTAGCTCTGTAAGAATGTCTGGCTCTATGTCTACAAAGTCATTTTCAAAAACTTCTGTTTCGACTTCTTTCAGGGTTTCTTCTTCTATCTCAGAGTCGTCAACAACACCTGTTAAAAGTCTTTCTTCAAAACAGGACTCACACATGTCCTGGTCCTCAGGAATATATTCCTCATGGCAATATGGGCAAAGCTTCATATTTTCTTCGGTCACTTTCTTTAGTTGTTCTAAATCCTTTTTACAGATAGGGCAGAGTTCTTCTTCTTCAGGTATTCTGTTCAGTTCACATCTTGGACAGTATTTATAACCCATCTTCTTTTTCCCCCTAAATTGAAGTTGATCTGCTATCAAAATAATATTAATTAGTCTTTTAAAAAAAATCAACTAAATTTTACTTAACAATGAGCTTTATTTTTGCTACTATAAAAACATAAAGAAAATAAAAGACATAAGGGGAAGCTTCTGAAGTTGTTTGGATATGTTGTACCTTACAAGCCTGAACTCAAAATACGTGAGTACGAATATTACAAAGCAGTGTATTGTGGAATATGCCTGCAGACAAAAAAGATTGGCAATATTCCACGAATATTTTTAAATTACGACTTTGTATTTTTGTATTTGGTTTTGAAAGAACATTTTGATATTAAGGAAGAGTTTGCCACAACAAGATGTATTGCTCATCCAAAGAACAAAAAAGTGGTTGTAAAATCAAACCGGGTATTGGAATATGTAAGCAATCAGATGGTAGTATTAACATTTCTAAAATTATATGATGATTACATTGACGAAAAGCATTTTATGAACTTTGGCCTGTATAAATTACTGAACCTGTATATAAAAAAGATAACAGAGTATTATTCTGCCCAGTTTAATAAAATCAAAGAACTTTTTAAAAATCAGATCTTTCTTGAGAAGAAAGAATGTAGCAATATGGATATGGTAGCACACAATTTTGGTCAGATTCTATCAGAGATTTTTTCATACAATGGTGATAGGACTCTGAAAGAGATAGGTTTTTACACTGGTGTGTGGATTTACTTTGTTGATGCCATTGATGACTATATTGAGGACGTAAAGAAAAAAAGATATAATGTTTTGAAATATTATTTTCAAAAATGTAAGGACGACAGAGATTTGTTCGAAAGAGAAATAAATATCTTGAAGGTGAGTTTAGATAATTATCTTGCCAGATTGAGTGATCTTATAAAAGGGTATAATAATCAATTGTTAGACAATATAGTTCAGCTTGGGATGTACTCAAAAACACAGGAGGTTATAGATAAATTAAAAGCAAACTATTTCAAGGAGTTGAAAGCAACATGAGAGACCCGTATGAGGTTTTAGGTGTAAGAAAGGGTGCAACAAAAGAAGAGATTAAAAAAGCTTATCTTGAGCTTGTCAAAAAGTATCATCCTGATAAATTTAAAGACAATCCACTGCGTGAACTTGCAGAAGAGAAATTAAAAGAAATCAATGAAGCATATAATATTCTTATGAATGACAGGTATACAGAATATGAATATTCTACATATGATGAGACTTCCATTTATAAACAGGTAAGAGATCTAATTATGCAGGGTAATTTAACTGCAGCAGAAAGCTTACTTAATCAGAATCCACAAAATGATGCAGAATGGTTTTATTTAATGGGAATAATATATCAGAAAAGAGGATGGATAAACCAGGCTTACAGGTATTTTGTTGAGGCATATAGTCGTGACCCAAATAATTTTGAATACAGGCGTGCAAAAGAACAGTTTGAAACAACCTCAAGAAATTATGAATGGTCTGCATATAACAGAGGTTACAGACCACACAATAATTGTGATATATGTACAATATGCCAGATAATTGTTTGCTGGGAATGCTGTTGTGACAATGACGTTGGTTGCTGAGGAGGGTAGCCTGATTTGATAAATCTCTGGACACTTGACAACAGGCTTCGGCTGGTTTATGAGAAGATTGAAACTGTTAAAACAGTAAGTGTAGGAGTGTGGATTTTAGCAGGTTCAAGATATGAAACTAAAAGTGAGAATGGAATTTCACATTTCATTGAGCACATTCTTTTTAAAGGGACAGAGAATAGAAGTGCAAAAGAGATAGTATATGAAATAGAATCAATAGGTGGGCAGATTAATGCATTCACTGCGAAGGAATATACGTGTTTTTATGTAAGAGTGTTGGATGAGTTTTTGGAAAAGGCGTTTGAAATTCTATCTGACATAATTCTGAACCCTTTAATTAGTCAAGAAGACATTGAAAAAGAAAAAACTGTAATAATTGAGGAAATTAATATGTCAAAAGATGATCCGGAAGAGATTTTGTATCAATCACTAAATGATTTGATATGGAAAGGAGAGGCATTGTCTTATCCGATAATTGGTAAAGAGACTACTGTAAAGAAGGTTGATAAGGATAGGATTCTGAATTTCATGAACAAGAGGTATAGACCCGAAAATGCAGTCATTTCAGTTGCGGGCAATTTTGATGAAAAATTTCTTGTGAGTTTGTGCGAGAAGTATTTCGGCAGGTGGGAAAACAATACAAGAGCAACAGATGAGAACAAAACAAAGCCTGCATTTAATAGAGGCATAGCAATAAAGTCAAAAAAGGGTGATCAGGTTCAAATTGCGATAGCCTTTGAGGGTTTTGGACAACAACACGAAGATGTTTACAAACTGTTAATAGTTTCGAACATTCTTGGTGGTGGGATGAGTTCAAGGCTTTTTCAAAAAATAAGAGAAGACCTCGGACTGGTGTACAGTGTAAGTTCTTTTGTTAGCACCTACAAAGATGTGGGAAGTCTAATAATTTATGCTGGAACCAACCCTAAAAATTTGGAGGTTGTTTATAAAGAAATTCTCAATCAGATTGGTCTTCTGGTGAAAGGTAATTTGAAACCTGAGGAGGTGGAGGTTGCAAAACAACAGATAAAAGGAAGCATTATTTTTGGTTTGGAGAATACAAGCAGTAGAATGTCCAATATCGGTAAGAATATGTTGCTCTTGAACAAAGTAATTGATTTAAATGAAATAATTGATAAAATTAATTCCATCAGATTTGACCAGGTTATGGAAATTATACAGGGAGTACTGACAAAGGAGTTTTCTGTGGCTGTTGTAGGAAACAAAAAAGAGATAAATAGCAGTATTTTTGAGCAAAGAATTGTTGTAAGGTAAATTAAAAAGGAGATGGTAGACAGATGATTCTGAAAATAAAAAGAGCAGATGATGCATGGGATTTGCCACTGCCGCAGTATGCTTCATCTGGTTCTGCAGGGATGGATCTTTTTGCTTGTGTGGATGGTGAAATGGTAATAAACCCAGGAGAGATAAGGCTTATTAGAACGGGAATATATATAGAACTTCCGGATGGATATGAAGCACAAATAAGACCAAGAAGCGGACTTGCATTAAAGTACGGTATTACTATTCTAAACTCTCCTGGAACAATTGACAGTGATTATAGAGGGGAGGTTTGTGTAATTTTGATTAATCTTGGGAATAATCCCTTTGTTATAAAAAGAGGTGACAGAATAGCTCAAATGGTAATATGCAAGTACGAAAAGGCGAAAATTGAAGAAGTTCAGGAACTTTCTGAAACAGATCGTGGGGATGGTGGATTTGGATCAACAGGCATTTAAGAAGTTTTTTAATGAAGAGGTGTTATAAAGCTTGCTTTTGAGTAATATAAAAAATTCAAAACCTATTATTTGTCAGAATTCAGGTAAGATCATAGGCAGTTCAGATACTGTAGAGCTGTTGATTGATGATAATGGGAATATTTGCAGTATTGAGATTAAGAAAAGAAGGAATTTTCGGTGGGATACAGAAGTAATTAACTGGGAAGACATAGTTATAATTGGGGATGATGTGATAATTGTAAATATGAAAGAGGGGGAACAAGAGTGATACTTCCAACCTCTTTTTTTGGATACTCAAAAGCTGAAGTGAGAACTTATATTGAAAGGCTAAATGAAGATTTTGAAAACCGTTTTAACAGGCTTGAAAAGCAAGAGGAACTGTTGATGGCGGAAAATGAGAGGATAAAAAGAGAAATTGAGAGATTGAATCATCAGTTGTCTGTGATAAATATAAAGGATATTAGCTGTTACCAAAAGTTTATTGATGAGTATTTTTTTAGTGAGTGGGAAAAATACTATTTACAAAAGGCTTTAGAAATAGAGTCAGAGTATTCAAAAAGTTTAGAAGAATTGGAAAAAATCAGAGATAATATCTTTAACAATATCTCATACATAAAAAAGCAGAAAGAAAAATTATTAAAAAAATTAAAAGATACGTTAAATGAAGTAGAGAACCTACTTACAAATGAAGATGATGTCCCTCATAGGAAATTGCAAAAGGACTTTTATGTGGATGGAAATTTGATATTGCCAGCAGGTATTGTTGTCAATCATGAGGTTATTGAAAGTATGAAAGAGAAAGGGATATTGATAGAATTTTTAAAACATCTTGCGAAGGAGGATGAAGATATATGAGTATTGAAGTAAAGGTTTTAGAGATTCTTGAACAGAATCCAAAGCTTTCTGCCGAGGAAATTGCTATTATGCTGAATGAAAATAAAGAGAATATCGAAATGATAATAAAAAAGCTTGAAAACGAGAAGGTGATAGTAAAATACCACACAATTGTTGACTGGGAAAAGACAGAAAAAGAAGTGGTTGAAGCAATAATTGAGGTAAAAGTAACTCCTCAAAGAGGATTTGGATATGACGCAATTGCAAAGCGGATATACAAGTTTCCTGAAGTAAAGGCTGTTTATCTTCTCTCTGGTGATTATGATCTGCATGTAATTGTTGAAGGTAAGAGTATGAAAGACATTGCACACTTTGTAGGTTCAAAACTTGCACCGCTTGAATATGTTTTGTCTACAGCAACTCATTTTATAATGAAGAAGTACAAAGATGCAGGAGTAATTCTGGAAGATGGTGAGAAGGACGACAGGGAGGTAATAACACCGTGAATAATTTAGAAAGATTTTTATCAAGGTCTGTCCAGAGTGTCCCACCTTCGGGTATCAGGAAATTTTTTGACATTGTATCTGAAATGAAGGATGCACTTTCACTTGGTGTTGGTGAACCGGACTTTGTAACGCCATGGAGTATAAGAGAGATGGGTATATACTCTATTGAGGAAGGGCATACACATTACACATCCAATTTTGGTCTTCTTGAACTTAGAAAAGAAATAAGTAGTTACTTGAAAAGGAGATTTGACCTTGATTATCCCAATTACAGAGATCAGATTTTGGTTACAGTCGGAGCAAGTGAAGCAATTGACATTGCACTTAGAAGTATTGTAAATCCAGGTGACGAGGTTTTAATTCCTGAGCCCTGTTTTGTTTCTTACAAACCCTGTACAATCTTTGCAGGTGGGGTTCCGGTTGCAGTTTCCACAAAGTCAGAAAATGACTTTAAACTTCGTCCGGAGGATATAATATCTAAAATTACACCAAGAACAAAAGTTTTAATACTTTCATATCCAAATAATCCAACAGGCGCGATTATGACCAGGGAAGACTTAAAAGAGCTTGTGGATGTTTTAAAGGATAGGGATATCATTGTAATTTCAGATGAGATTTACGCTGAGCTTACATATGAGGGTGATCATGTTTCTGTTGCAAATTTTCCGGAGATGAAGGACAAAACAATACTAATAAATGGGTTTTCAAAAGCATTTGCAATGACAGGCTGGAGACTCGGGTTTGTGGCAGCAAATGAAATTTTTATCAAAGCAATGGCGAAGGTTCATCAGTACATTATTATGAGTGCACCTACATTTTCTCAGTATGCAGCAATTGAAGCCTTGCGAAATGGTGAAGCAGAAGTTGAAAAGATGAGAGAAGAATACAATCGGAGAAGACGCTATATGGTGAATAGATTCAATAAAATGGGACTTGAGTGTTTTGAACCAAAAGGGGCATTTTATGTTTTTCCCTCAATAAAGTCCACAGGTCTTTCATCAGAAGAATTTGCCGAAAGGCTTTTATATCAGCAAAAGGTTGCAGTTGTACCGGGAACTGCATTTGGAGAATGTGGGGAAGGTTTTATAAGATGTTCCTACGCATACTCCTTAGAAACTATTAAAGAGGCTCTGGATAGAATAGAAATATTTGTTAAAAATCTTAAATATCCAAATGAGAGCCAAGGAATTCAGAAAAATAGTATGGTAGTGGAGCAGTGATTTTGTATTCTTTTTCTGTTAGTTTGAATTTAAAACATATAGAATAGTCATGAAGCAATAAAGGAGCATGTGTATATTTTTCAATGCCATACAAAGAGTCCCCTACAATAGGATGGTCTATTGAAGCCAGGTGGACTCTTATCTGATGTGTTCGTCCGGTTATAGGCTTTAGCTTTAAAACTGAAAAATTTTCGTTTTGCTCAATTACTTCAAACATTGTGACTGCATACTTTCCTCTTTCATTGATTTCTCTTTTAATACCATCGCCTGATCTTTTGATGGGTTTTTCTATGAACCCACTTTTTTTTGTCAATTTTCCATGTACTACTGCAATATATGTCTTTTCAACACACCTTTTTTCAAACTCCTGGGAAATTATGCTGTGAAAGTACGAGTTTTTGGCAAACACCACAATGCCAGAGGTATCTTTGTCAAGCCTGTTTATTATATGTGAAGTAAGGCCTTGAAGATTTAAATATGCTTCTACATAATTTGCAAGCGTATCAAAATAATGTCCTTTTGAAGGATGTGAAGGAATACCGGATGGCTTGTTAACAAACAAAAAAAATTGGTCTTCAAATAAAATGTCAATGTTACCTTTTGCAGGCACTATATTTGAAGGTGAATCTTCAAGTTGAATATCTATAACTGAGTTTTCAAGAGGATACTCATTTATAGAAAATACCGGTGGGATAAATTTTATTCTGTTATTGAATTTTAATCTGCTCAACATAGTTGATGATAAAAATAGTTTTTTTCTTAAAATTTGCCTGTAAGTCATATTTAGATCCTCTTTTTTTACTATATATACCAGTCTCATTGTAAAATTTTCTTTCTCCCTTCCTGTTAAAAGTTGAGCACATATGATATGATAATTTAAAGACATAATAAATACAATGGGTATTTTGAAACCAAAAAAAGAAACTGAGGTGGTATTGAGATATGGCTTTCAAATCAGGGTTTGTAGCTCTAATAGGACGTCCCAATGTTGGCAAGTCTACGCTTATGAACTATTTTGTAGGCAAGAAGATATCAATAATTTCGCCAAAACCACAAACAACAAGAAATAGTATAAAGGGTATATTGACACTTGATGATGCTCAGATAATATTCATCGACACTCCAGGTGTACATCCGCCCAAAAATAAACTTGGAGAATATATGGTGAAGGTTTCTGAAAAAACCTTAAAAGAGGTTGATTTGATCCTGTATATTGTTGAAGCTATCGATAGCGGTATAGGTCCATGGGATGAGACAATTTTAGAGAAGTTAAAAGAAGTACAAACACCCAAGATACTTGTTCTGAACAAAGCTGATTTGGCTTCAAAAGAAAACATTGAAATTTTAAAGAGTCTTTTTTCAAGCAGGTTAAATTTCGAATTTATAATTGAAATAGCAGCTATAAACGGGTATAACTGTGATGTATTGTTAGAAAAAATCAAGTCATTGCTTCCCGAGGGACCAAAATATTATCTTGATGATATGACAACAGATGTGAGAGAAAGTTTTATTGTTGCAGAGATAATAAGAGAAAAACTTTTGTTAAATCTTTCTGAAGAAGTACCGCACGGGGTTGGAGTTTCAGTCGAAAAGTTTTCTGAAAGAGAAAACAAGGATATTCTGGACATAGAAGCCACTATTTACTGTGAAAAGGAGTCCCACAAAGCAATAATTATTGGCAAGGGTGGACAGATGCTCAAAAAAATAGGAATACAGGCTCGAGAAGAGCTTGAAATGTTATTTGGAATAAAAGTCAATCTTCAGCTATGGGTAAAGGTAAAGAAGAATTGGCGAGATGATATAACAGCAATGAAAATGCTTGGATATAACATAAAAGAGGTTTGATGAATAATGAAATTTATAAAGGCAAGGGGTATTGTGCTAAAAGACATAAATTTCGAAGAGTCAAGTAAGATATTGACCATTTTGACTGCCGAGATAGGAAAGATTCAGGCACTTTCAAAAAATTGCAGGCGAACCCTAAGTCCTTTGAGTGCTTGTTCGCAGCCGCTAATATATTCTGAGTTTGTACTTACAAAGACAAAAGATGTCTATTCTATATCGTCGGCAAGTGTAATTGAATCCTTTTTTGACCTTACACATGATGTTGGACTTACAATTTACTCCAGTTATTTGATAGAACTTGTAGACAACTTTATTGAATTAGAACAGAAGAACGAGGACGTATTGAGGCTTTTATTAAATTCACTGTATATGCTGAAAAAGGGGGCAGACCCGGAGACTATTTGCAGAATTTTTGAGATTAAAATCTTAATCTTTACAGGTTTTTTTC
The Caldicellulosiruptor morganii DNA segment above includes these coding regions:
- a CDS encoding DUF5685 family protein codes for the protein MFGYVVPYKPELKIREYEYYKAVYCGICLQTKKIGNIPRIFLNYDFVFLYLVLKEHFDIKEEFATTRCIAHPKNKKVVVKSNRVLEYVSNQMVVLTFLKLYDDYIDEKHFMNFGLYKLLNLYIKKITEYYSAQFNKIKELFKNQIFLEKKECSNMDMVAHNFGQILSEIFSYNGDRTLKEIGFYTGVWIYFVDAIDDYIEDVKKKRYNVLKYYFQKCKDDRDLFEREINILKVSLDNYLARLSDLIKGYNNQLLDNIVQLGMYSKTQEVIDKLKANYFKELKAT
- a CDS encoding J domain-containing protein, with translation MRDPYEVLGVRKGATKEEIKKAYLELVKKYHPDKFKDNPLRELAEEKLKEINEAYNILMNDRYTEYEYSTYDETSIYKQVRDLIMQGNLTAAESLLNQNPQNDAEWFYLMGIIYQKRGWINQAYRYFVEAYSRDPNNFEYRRAKEQFETTSRNYEWSAYNRGYRPHNNCDICTICQIIVCWECCCDNDVGC
- a CDS encoding M16 family metallopeptidase, translating into MINLWTLDNRLRLVYEKIETVKTVSVGVWILAGSRYETKSENGISHFIEHILFKGTENRSAKEIVYEIESIGGQINAFTAKEYTCFYVRVLDEFLEKAFEILSDIILNPLISQEDIEKEKTVIIEEINMSKDDPEEILYQSLNDLIWKGEALSYPIIGKETTVKKVDKDRILNFMNKRYRPENAVISVAGNFDEKFLVSLCEKYFGRWENNTRATDENKTKPAFNRGIAIKSKKGDQVQIAIAFEGFGQQHEDVYKLLIVSNILGGGMSSRLFQKIREDLGLVYSVSSFVSTYKDVGSLIIYAGTNPKNLEVVYKEILNQIGLLVKGNLKPEEVEVAKQQIKGSIIFGLENTSSRMSNIGKNMLLLNKVIDLNEIIDKINSIRFDQVMEIIQGVLTKEFSVAVVGNKKEINSSIFEQRIVVR
- the dut gene encoding dUTP diphosphatase, which translates into the protein MILKIKRADDAWDLPLPQYASSGSAGMDLFACVDGEMVINPGEIRLIRTGIYIELPDGYEAQIRPRSGLALKYGITILNSPGTIDSDYRGEVCVILINLGNNPFVIKRGDRIAQMVICKYEKAKIEEVQELSETDRGDGGFGSTGI
- a CDS encoding PRC-barrel domain containing protein yields the protein MSNIKNSKPIICQNSGKIIGSSDTVELLIDDNGNICSIEIKKRRNFRWDTEVINWEDIVIIGDDVIIVNMKEGEQE
- a CDS encoding Lrp/AsnC family transcriptional regulator; the encoded protein is MSIEVKVLEILEQNPKLSAEEIAIMLNENKENIEMIIKKLENEKVIVKYHTIVDWEKTEKEVVEAIIEVKVTPQRGFGYDAIAKRIYKFPEVKAVYLLSGDYDLHVIVEGKSMKDIAHFVGSKLAPLEYVLSTATHFIMKKYKDAGVILEDGEKDDREVITP
- a CDS encoding aminotransferase class I/II-fold pyridoxal phosphate-dependent enzyme, whose product is MNNLERFLSRSVQSVPPSGIRKFFDIVSEMKDALSLGVGEPDFVTPWSIREMGIYSIEEGHTHYTSNFGLLELRKEISSYLKRRFDLDYPNYRDQILVTVGASEAIDIALRSIVNPGDEVLIPEPCFVSYKPCTIFAGGVPVAVSTKSENDFKLRPEDIISKITPRTKVLILSYPNNPTGAIMTREDLKELVDVLKDRDIIVISDEIYAELTYEGDHVSVANFPEMKDKTILINGFSKAFAMTGWRLGFVAANEIFIKAMAKVHQYIIMSAPTFSQYAAIEALRNGEAEVEKMREEYNRRRRYMVNRFNKMGLECFEPKGAFYVFPSIKSTGLSSEEFAERLLYQQKVAVVPGTAFGECGEGFIRCSYAYSLETIKEALDRIEIFVKNLKYPNESQGIQKNSMVVEQ
- a CDS encoding RluA family pseudouridine synthase; its protein translation is MRLVYIVKKEDLNMTYRQILRKKLFLSSTMLSRLKFNNRIKFIPPVFSINEYPLENSVIDIQLEDSPSNIVPAKGNIDILFEDQFFLFVNKPSGIPSHPSKGHYFDTLANYVEAYLNLQGLTSHIINRLDKDTSGIVVFAKNSYFHSIISQEFEKRCVEKTYIAVVHGKLTKKSGFIEKPIKRSGDGIKREINERGKYAVTMFEVIEQNENFSVLKLKPITGRTHQIRVHLASIDHPIVGDSLYGIEKYTHAPLLLHDYSICFKFKLTEKEYKITAPLPYYFSEFLGSHLDI
- the era gene encoding GTPase Era — its product is MAFKSGFVALIGRPNVGKSTLMNYFVGKKISIISPKPQTTRNSIKGILTLDDAQIIFIDTPGVHPPKNKLGEYMVKVSEKTLKEVDLILYIVEAIDSGIGPWDETILEKLKEVQTPKILVLNKADLASKENIEILKSLFSSRLNFEFIIEIAAINGYNCDVLLEKIKSLLPEGPKYYLDDMTTDVRESFIVAEIIREKLLLNLSEEVPHGVGVSVEKFSERENKDILDIEATIYCEKESHKAIIIGKGGQMLKKIGIQAREELEMLFGIKVNLQLWVKVKKNWRDDITAMKMLGYNIKEV
- the recO gene encoding DNA repair protein RecO, which translates into the protein MKFIKARGIVLKDINFEESSKILTILTAEIGKIQALSKNCRRTLSPLSACSQPLIYSEFVLTKTKDVYSISSASVIESFFDLTHDVGLTIYSSYLIELVDNFIELEQKNEDVLRLLLNSLYMLKKGADPETICRIFEIKILIFTGFFPQFTQCVKCHNSSLSQIFFSFKNSGIVCPDCKEEGDVKIDLKTVEKILIIAATDLKKLSRIKIDRELNTILKNLMTTYIKLVLQKDFKILDFFRFIK